One Brachybacterium aquaticum genomic region harbors:
- the pepN gene encoding aminopeptidase N, translating to MSSENLTRDEARRRASFLDTASYDIRLDLTTDTKTFRTETTIVVTASAARETFLDLIAEEVHEIELNGELVEDPASRFDGARVQLPALAEGENTLRVLATGRYMNTGEGLHRFVDPVDEEVYLYTQFEVSDARRMFACFEQPDLKAAFTLTVTAPDHWRVISNSPTPEPTPAGEGTATWAFDATERISTYLVALIAGNYQGGTGEVTTRDGRTIPMGVFARASLAEHVDAHNVIDVTKAGIDFYEEAFDQDFPFRKYDQVFVPEYNMGAMENPGAVTYVESYVFRSDVADAVRERRDLTILHELAHMWFGDLVTMRWWDDLWLNESFAEYASTLASAEVTRWTDSWTTFALSEKSWAYQQDQLPSTHPIVADMVDFEAVETNFDGITYAKGASVLRQLVAYVGRDEFFAGVRAYFAKHAWGNTELKDLLVELEATSGRDLTTWAELWLQRAGVNTLSPVIERDGEGTVTRFAIAQTAPAEHPVLRPHRLQVGGFSLQDGRLVRTESIELDVDGELTEVPELAGRRADLWLLNDGDLAYAKVRLDAESLAVAMEHLRDLDDSLARTLLWSATWDMVRDGELPSRRLQQLLLANLTGEDSSSVIRTLLQRLESVSGPYAAVDQRASRTEQAADAVWQLATEAEAGSDTQLQLLETFARLARTPEHRHTLEGLLGGSTTLPGRTIDTDLRWKLVISLAVLGGIDAAGIDEQLAADDTQSGRKHALTARAALPSDVAKAKAWRRTVEKDTLANESITAVIQGFRRVTDESLIAEYRPKYFAAISKIWAERSNEIATRLVAGYFPHSYGGQGVLDAADQWLADAEEAPFGLRRIVIEGRDTVARQERVRAADVE from the coding sequence ATGTCCTCAGAGAACCTCACCCGGGACGAGGCCCGCCGCCGGGCCTCCTTCCTCGACACCGCGTCCTACGACATCCGTCTGGACCTCACCACCGACACGAAGACCTTCCGCACCGAGACCACCATCGTGGTCACGGCCTCCGCCGCGCGGGAGACCTTCCTCGACCTGATCGCGGAGGAGGTCCACGAGATCGAGCTCAACGGCGAGCTCGTCGAGGACCCAGCCTCCCGCTTCGACGGCGCCCGCGTGCAGCTGCCCGCACTCGCCGAGGGCGAGAACACCCTGCGCGTGCTCGCCACCGGCCGCTACATGAACACCGGCGAGGGCCTGCACCGCTTCGTGGACCCGGTGGACGAGGAGGTGTACCTCTACACCCAGTTCGAGGTCTCCGACGCGCGGCGCATGTTCGCCTGCTTCGAGCAGCCCGACCTCAAGGCCGCCTTCACCCTCACCGTCACCGCCCCCGACCACTGGCGCGTCATCTCCAACTCCCCCACCCCGGAGCCGACCCCCGCCGGCGAGGGCACCGCCACCTGGGCCTTCGACGCCACCGAGCGGATCTCCACCTACCTCGTCGCCCTCATCGCGGGCAACTACCAGGGCGGCACCGGCGAGGTCACCACCCGCGACGGCCGCACCATCCCCATGGGCGTCTTCGCCCGCGCCTCCCTCGCCGAGCACGTCGACGCCCACAACGTCATCGACGTGACCAAGGCCGGCATCGACTTCTACGAGGAGGCCTTCGACCAGGACTTCCCGTTCCGCAAGTACGACCAGGTGTTCGTGCCGGAGTACAACATGGGCGCGATGGAGAACCCCGGCGCGGTCACCTACGTGGAGTCCTACGTGTTCCGCTCCGACGTCGCCGACGCCGTGCGCGAGCGCCGCGACCTCACCATCCTCCACGAGCTGGCCCACATGTGGTTCGGCGACCTGGTGACCATGCGCTGGTGGGACGACCTGTGGCTGAACGAGTCCTTCGCCGAGTACGCCTCCACCCTCGCCAGCGCCGAGGTCACTCGCTGGACCGACTCGTGGACCACCTTCGCCCTGTCGGAGAAGAGCTGGGCCTACCAGCAGGACCAGCTGCCCTCCACCCACCCGATCGTCGCCGACATGGTCGACTTCGAGGCGGTCGAGACGAACTTCGACGGCATCACCTACGCCAAGGGCGCCTCCGTGCTGCGCCAGCTCGTCGCGTACGTGGGCCGGGACGAGTTCTTCGCCGGCGTGCGCGCCTACTTCGCCAAGCACGCCTGGGGCAACACCGAGCTGAAGGACCTGCTCGTCGAGCTCGAGGCCACCTCCGGCCGCGACCTCACCACCTGGGCCGAGCTGTGGCTGCAGCGCGCAGGCGTGAACACCCTCTCCCCCGTCATCGAGCGCGACGGCGAGGGGACCGTGACCCGCTTCGCGATCGCCCAGACCGCACCCGCAGAGCATCCCGTGCTGCGCCCGCACCGCCTGCAGGTCGGCGGCTTCTCCCTCCAGGACGGTCGCCTGGTGCGCACCGAGAGCATCGAGCTGGACGTGGACGGGGAGCTCACCGAGGTGCCCGAGCTCGCCGGGCGTCGCGCGGACCTGTGGCTGCTGAACGACGGCGACCTCGCCTACGCCAAGGTGCGCCTGGATGCCGAGTCCCTGGCCGTCGCGATGGAGCACCTGCGCGACCTGGACGACTCCCTGGCCCGCACCCTGCTGTGGTCCGCCACCTGGGACATGGTCCGCGACGGCGAGCTGCCCAGCCGCCGCCTCCAGCAGCTGCTGCTGGCGAACCTCACCGGCGAGGACTCCTCCTCCGTGATCCGCACGCTCCTGCAGCGCCTGGAGTCCGTGTCCGGCCCCTACGCCGCCGTGGACCAGCGCGCGTCCCGCACCGAGCAGGCGGCCGACGCGGTCTGGCAGCTCGCCACCGAGGCCGAGGCCGGCTCCGACACCCAGCTGCAGCTGCTGGAGACCTTCGCGCGCCTGGCCCGCACCCCCGAGCACCGCCACACCCTCGAGGGCCTGCTCGGCGGCTCGACCACCCTGCCGGGACGCACGATCGACACCGACCTGCGCTGGAAGCTCGTGATCTCCCTGGCCGTGCTCGGCGGGATCGACGCAGCCGGCATCGACGAGCAGCTCGCCGCGGACGACACCCAGTCCGGCCGCAAGCACGCCCTCACCGCCCGCGCGGCGCTGCCCTCCGACGTCGCCAAGGCCAAGGCCTGGCGGCGCACCGTCGAGAAGGACACCCTGGCCAACGAGTCGATCACGGCCGTGATCCAGGGCTTCCGCCGCGTGACCGACGAGTCCCTCATCGCCGAGTACCGCCCGAAGTACTTCGCGGCGATCTCGAAGATCTGGGCGGAGCGCTCCAACGAGATCGCCACCCGCCTCGTCGCCGGATACTTCCCCCACTCCTACGGCGGCCAGGGCGTGCTGGACGCGGCCGACCAGTGGCTCGCCGACGCGGAGGAGGCCCCCTTCGGGCTGCGCCGCATCGTCATCGAGGGCCGCGACACCGTCGCCCGCCAGGAGCGGGTCCGCGCCGCGGACGTCGAGTGA
- a CDS encoding DUF402 domain-containing protein: MSSTPRWSPGDQVTWTYYTPQHPTRTVRPGTVVLDDDRGVVVWIAPGTEVLLPVLESGAALRRAGDEGMFTAPRVQSKQLWTGNGILMIGLPDKPYSIWLFYKDDGSLGCYYVNLETPYERTEEGVRTRDLVLDLVVLPRRDWHYKDEDELEGAERTGYFSAEEIAGIRAAGQDAERHIAEWSYPFSAGYEYFFPDPSWALPALPEHYTWDLDLTRR, translated from the coding sequence ATGTCTTCCACCCCGCGCTGGTCGCCCGGCGACCAGGTGACCTGGACCTACTACACCCCTCAGCACCCCACCCGCACCGTCCGCCCCGGCACCGTCGTGCTGGACGACGACCGCGGCGTGGTGGTCTGGATCGCGCCCGGCACCGAGGTGCTCCTGCCCGTCCTGGAGTCCGGGGCGGCCCTGCGCCGCGCCGGCGACGAGGGCATGTTCACCGCCCCCCGCGTCCAGTCCAAGCAGCTGTGGACCGGCAACGGCATCCTCATGATCGGTCTGCCGGACAAGCCCTACTCGATCTGGCTGTTCTACAAGGACGACGGCTCGCTGGGCTGCTACTACGTCAACCTCGAGACGCCCTACGAGCGCACCGAGGAGGGCGTGCGCACCCGCGACCTGGTCCTGGACCTCGTGGTGCTGCCGCGCCGCGACTGGCACTACAAGGACGAGGACGAGCTCGAGGGCGCCGAGCGCACCGGCTACTTCTCCGCCGAGGAGATCGCCGGGATCCGCGCCGCCGGTCAGGACGCCGAACGGCACATCGCCGAGTGGTCCTACCCGTTCTCCGCCGGGTACGAATACTTCTTCCCGGACCCCAGCTGGGCGCTGCCCGCCCTGCCCGAGCACTACACCTGGGACCTGGACCTGACCCGTCGCTGA
- a CDS encoding ribose-5-phosphate isomerase, giving the protein MRVHIGTDHAGFELKNRLVAVLTKKGHEVTDHGAHEYDALDDYPPFCTDVGEAVVADPTSLGVVIGGSGNGEQIAANKVKGVRAALVWNEDTARLARQHNNANVISVGARQHTEEELEHLIDVFLAEPFTGEERHQRRIDLVARYETTGGYAEDQGTGADAR; this is encoded by the coding sequence ATGCGCGTGCACATCGGCACCGACCACGCCGGCTTCGAGCTCAAGAACCGCCTCGTCGCGGTGCTCACCAAGAAGGGCCACGAGGTCACCGACCACGGCGCCCACGAGTACGACGCCCTGGACGACTACCCGCCCTTCTGCACCGACGTGGGCGAGGCCGTGGTCGCCGACCCCACCTCCCTCGGCGTCGTGATCGGCGGCTCCGGCAACGGCGAGCAGATCGCCGCGAACAAGGTCAAGGGCGTCCGCGCGGCGCTGGTGTGGAACGAGGACACCGCGCGCCTGGCCCGCCAGCACAACAACGCCAACGTCATCTCCGTCGGCGCGCGCCAGCACACCGAGGAGGAGCTCGAGCACCTCATCGACGTGTTCCTGGCCGAGCCGTTCACCGGCGAGGAGCGGCACCAGCGCCGCATCGACCTCGTGGCCCGCTATGAGACCACCGGCGGCTACGCGGAGGACCAGGGCACCGGCGCCGACGCGCGCTGA
- a CDS encoding serine/threonine-protein kinase, with product MSDVIAGRIELLEPLARGASGSLWRAVDRRYGAVCAAKVMRQRDGAEVLRFVREQAVGGAQGLGAHPNLLPPYTWVAEDDTIVLVMPLVHGGTLASALADHGALSPSLVAHLLRQLLDALAAMHAQRWVHRDVKPANLLLDATGSAAPHLLLADFGIALHESDVRLTETGFVHGTPGFMAPEALEGAGTSAAQDVWAAGACAVEALDPRPPRERPDPSALPARIDSALAGSADPAAPVLGRLLHALLAKDPDRRPSAAEAREALAVMTAPPSHWSRTAAGAPVEIRDRIGSADGRPEVPLDGPGRLAGVAPGLHEQLMARSAGSAAGAPSAAPAPSPAAAPPRAPSPPAVLSPPAEQDVPDTADTERFVRTATLDAAVASPPASQPSYEPQPSHFQQPPASRERGRTAAGVVLLVLALAALVGAGVLVVAALT from the coding sequence ATGTCCGATGTCATCGCCGGTCGCATCGAGCTGCTCGAGCCCCTCGCCCGTGGCGCCTCGGGGTCGCTGTGGCGCGCCGTGGACCGCCGCTACGGCGCGGTGTGCGCCGCGAAGGTCATGCGACAGCGGGACGGGGCCGAGGTGCTGCGCTTCGTGCGCGAGCAGGCCGTGGGCGGGGCCCAGGGGCTCGGCGCGCACCCGAATCTGCTGCCGCCGTACACGTGGGTGGCCGAGGACGACACGATCGTGCTGGTCATGCCGCTCGTGCACGGGGGGACGCTGGCGAGCGCACTGGCCGATCACGGCGCCCTGTCCCCCTCGCTCGTCGCCCATCTGCTGCGCCAGCTGCTCGATGCGCTCGCCGCGATGCACGCGCAGCGCTGGGTGCACCGGGACGTGAAGCCCGCGAACCTGCTGCTGGACGCGACCGGGTCCGCGGCCCCGCACCTGCTGCTGGCCGACTTCGGCATCGCCCTGCACGAGAGCGACGTGCGCCTGACCGAGACCGGGTTCGTGCACGGCACGCCCGGGTTCATGGCGCCCGAGGCGCTCGAGGGTGCCGGCACCTCCGCCGCGCAGGACGTGTGGGCCGCCGGGGCCTGCGCCGTGGAGGCCCTGGACCCGCGCCCTCCGCGCGAGCGCCCGGACCCCTCCGCCCTCCCCGCCCGGATCGACAGCGCGCTCGCAGGCAGCGCCGACCCGGCCGCGCCGGTGCTCGGCCGCCTGCTGCACGCCCTGCTCGCCAAGGACCCGGACCGGCGGCCCTCTGCCGCGGAGGCCCGGGAGGCGCTGGCGGTCATGACCGCACCGCCCTCGCACTGGTCCCGCACCGCGGCCGGTGCGCCGGTCGAGATCCGCGACCGTATCGGGTCCGCCGACGGACGCCCCGAGGTCCCGCTGGACGGTCCCGGCCGGCTCGCCGGGGTCGCGCCGGGACTGCACGAGCAGCTGATGGCGCGCTCGGCGGGATCCGCGGCGGGAGCGCCGTCGGCCGCGCCGGCACCGTCGCCCGCCGCAGCGCCGCCTCGAGCGCCGTCTCCGCCGGCGGTGCTGAGCCCGCCCGCGGAGCAGGACGTGCCGGACACCGCGGACACCGAGCGGTTCGTGCGCACGGCGACGCTGGATGCGGCGGTGGCGTCGCCCCCGGCGTCGCAACCGTCCTACGAACCACAGCCCTCCCACTTCCAGCAGCCCCCGGCCTCCCGCGAGCGGGGGCGCACTGCGGCGGGCGTCGTGCTGCTCGTGCTCGCACTGGCGGCGCTCGTCGGCGCGGGGGTGCTGGTCGTCGCGGCGCTCACCTGA
- a CDS encoding globin yields the protein MTSPDPAAPVGPAAPVGPAAPVGPASPADPAPQSFYEAVGGAATFEALVDRFYEGVAEDPLLRPMYPEEDLTGAKHRLRTFLEQYWGGPKTYGAERGHPRLRIRHAPFPVSPSARDAWLRHMRDAVDALDLAPLHEQTLWDYLERAAHSMVNTYDGGDAPAAGQAVPDRLS from the coding sequence ATGACCAGCCCCGATCCCGCAGCCCCCGTCGGCCCGGCCGCGCCCGTCGGCCCGGCCGCGCCCGTCGGCCCCGCATCCCCCGCCGATCCTGCGCCGCAGAGCTTCTACGAGGCCGTGGGTGGCGCCGCGACCTTCGAGGCGCTCGTGGACCGGTTCTACGAGGGCGTCGCCGAGGACCCGCTGCTGCGGCCGATGTACCCCGAGGAGGACCTCACCGGCGCGAAGCACCGCCTGCGCACCTTCCTCGAGCAGTACTGGGGCGGGCCGAAGACCTACGGCGCCGAGCGCGGTCACCCGCGCCTGCGCATCCGCCACGCCCCCTTCCCCGTCTCCCCCTCGGCGCGGGACGCGTGGCTGCGCCACATGCGCGACGCGGTGGACGCCCTGGATCTCGCACCCCTGCACGAGCAGACCCTGTGGGACTACCTCGAGCGGGCCGCGCACTCGATGGTGAACACCTACGACGGCGGCGATGCCCCCGCGGCCGGACAGGCGGTCCCGGACCGGCTCAGCTGA
- a CDS encoding mycothiol-dependent nitroreductase Rv2466c family protein, which yields MTPRTVELFVDPVCPFAWMTSRWLLQAAEVREVQPLFSVMSLSVLNEGRDLEPGYRASMDDAWGPARLAIAIVQGHGADAFARWYTAWGERYHVGGQNEDRKATAAAALEDVSLPAELLDLYEPVAGDEIDTALRASHEGAISRVGDDVGTPVISFGEGTAYFGPVVSPAPKGEEAGKLLDALETMATLEGFYELKRSRTGGIDFS from the coding sequence ATGACCCCACGCACCGTCGAGCTGTTCGTCGATCCCGTCTGCCCGTTCGCCTGGATGACCAGCCGCTGGCTGCTCCAGGCCGCGGAGGTCCGGGAGGTCCAGCCGCTCTTCTCGGTGATGTCGCTGTCCGTGCTCAACGAGGGCCGTGACCTCGAGCCCGGCTACCGCGCCTCGATGGACGACGCCTGGGGCCCCGCCCGCCTCGCCATCGCGATCGTTCAGGGCCATGGCGCCGACGCCTTCGCCCGCTGGTACACCGCCTGGGGCGAGCGCTACCACGTGGGCGGCCAGAACGAGGACCGGAAGGCCACCGCCGCCGCGGCCCTCGAGGACGTCTCCCTGCCCGCGGAGCTGCTGGACCTCTACGAGCCCGTCGCGGGCGACGAGATCGACACCGCCCTGCGCGCCTCCCACGAGGGCGCCATCTCCCGCGTCGGCGACGACGTGGGCACCCCGGTGATCTCCTTCGGCGAGGGCACCGCCTACTTCGGCCCCGTCGTCTCCCCGGCCCCCAAGGGCGAGGAGGCCGGGAAGCTGCTGGACGCGCTGGAGACCATGGCGACCCTCGAGGGCTTCTACGAGCTCAAGCGCTCCCGCACCGGCGGCATCGACTTCAGCTGA
- a CDS encoding mechanosensitive ion channel family protein translates to MPDDSLDPDSLDPLDLGTLLSGPTTDDALTLADQAVHWLAASGVKIVVILVVATVLSVVAAWLLRRFFRTMVSSGSRLSHVAGSVIKRDPRSQKAAQARREQRAETLSNVARNLSRAVIWAIALMMILSEIGVNIAPVIASLGVVGLAAGIGAQTIIKDVVAGIVMLFEDIIAVGDWVDIEYAEGTVESINLRATQVRGTDGVLWTVRNGEIIRVGNYARGFSNAVVTLDIDAGADDEKVTHVLEQVTAELAADEAWQEPILSPADITGILDVDGTRYQRRVVIQTVPGQQWGVERELRARIRAGFAAADIAFAMPRFVETAK, encoded by the coding sequence ATGCCGGACGATTCCCTGGACCCCGACTCCCTGGACCCCCTGGACCTCGGCACCCTGCTGTCGGGCCCCACCACCGACGACGCGCTGACCCTCGCGGACCAGGCGGTGCACTGGCTGGCCGCCAGCGGCGTGAAGATCGTGGTGATCCTCGTGGTGGCCACCGTCCTCAGCGTCGTCGCCGCGTGGCTGCTGCGCCGCTTCTTCCGCACGATGGTCTCCTCGGGCTCGCGCCTCTCGCACGTGGCCGGGTCCGTCATCAAGCGCGACCCCCGCTCCCAGAAGGCCGCGCAGGCCCGCCGCGAGCAGCGCGCCGAGACCCTCTCCAACGTGGCCCGCAACCTCTCCCGCGCCGTGATCTGGGCGATCGCGCTGATGATGATCCTGTCCGAGATCGGCGTGAACATCGCCCCGGTGATCGCGAGCCTCGGCGTGGTGGGCCTGGCCGCCGGCATCGGCGCGCAGACCATCATCAAGGACGTCGTCGCCGGGATCGTGATGCTCTTCGAGGACATCATCGCGGTCGGCGACTGGGTGGACATCGAGTACGCCGAGGGCACCGTCGAGTCGATCAACCTGCGCGCCACCCAGGTGCGGGGCACCGACGGCGTGCTGTGGACCGTGCGCAACGGCGAGATCATCCGGGTGGGCAACTACGCCCGCGGCTTCTCCAACGCCGTGGTCACCCTCGACATCGACGCCGGCGCCGACGACGAGAAGGTCACCCATGTGCTCGAGCAGGTCACCGCCGAGCTCGCGGCCGACGAGGCCTGGCAGGAGCCGATCCTCTCCCCCGCCGACATCACCGGCATCCTCGACGTGGACGGCACCCGCTACCAGCGCCGCGTCGTCATCCAGACCGTCCCCGGCCAGCAGTGGGGCGTGGAGCGCGAGCTGAGGGCCCGGATCCGCGCCGGCTTCGCCGCGGCCGACATCGCCTTCGCCATGCCCCGCTTCGTCGAGACCGCGAAGTGA
- a CDS encoding ABC transporter ATP-binding protein has protein sequence MLDSSSSAVPPAATGAAPPADADAPPPRVTPSRRRGVMASIVRAHPSMLWFVVPLATVSEAAEMVLPILLGMVIDRGIVDGDLTATLLGAALVIGVRLVGTLMWVITFLASQKAVLYERHRLRVGLTGAVLDPRSRRIDRPAGEVLSIATSDADKASDVLDMLPWGIPSALAILGATIWMAFQDVWLAVAMLAGIVVMVLVVRVITPTLSARYDAQQTQAAEAAATATDLVHGLRVLQGLGVQSRARAQYRRRSRIALDAALVNSRFSGLSSGLTTLVTGAMMAAVVVIAVLRGLQGELGIGALIAVVGVARQVMGSLQGLAEIPVWWASMSTSARRVRDLFADLGREVDDPALSLAALSTARDQRGDGGAHGRRAAAGGLHLARPAVSVPDGSVVALACEDVRDADAVIDAVSGRTDGGARLGEQALTPRSLAGLRADLLVEPHVVDLFDGTLREQLATRAPAGTAEDSTDGSDDAWADAALEAAGAQDLLRILPEGYDERILDRGANLSGGQRQRIALARAVAADTPVLVLQDPTTAVDAVTEQHIAEALVAARSRTDRATLLVTRSPALLRGAERVVYVKDGAVAAEGDHLTLLEREDYREMVQR, from the coding sequence GTGCTCGACTCCTCCTCCTCGGCGGTCCCGCCCGCCGCGACCGGCGCCGCTCCCCCGGCCGACGCCGACGCTCCCCCGCCCCGCGTGACACCCTCCCGGCGCCGCGGAGTGATGGCCTCGATCGTCCGCGCCCACCCCTCGATGCTGTGGTTCGTGGTGCCGCTGGCGACTGTTTCCGAGGCGGCGGAGATGGTGCTGCCGATCCTGCTGGGCATGGTCATCGACCGCGGGATCGTGGACGGGGACCTCACCGCCACGCTGCTCGGCGCCGCGCTCGTGATCGGCGTGCGACTGGTCGGCACCCTCATGTGGGTGATCACCTTCCTCGCCTCCCAGAAGGCGGTGCTCTACGAGCGCCACCGGCTGCGGGTGGGGCTGACGGGCGCGGTCCTGGACCCGCGCTCGCGCCGCATCGACCGGCCCGCCGGGGAGGTGCTCTCCATCGCCACGTCCGATGCGGACAAGGCCTCAGACGTGCTGGACATGCTCCCCTGGGGCATCCCGTCGGCCCTCGCGATCCTCGGGGCGACGATCTGGATGGCCTTCCAGGACGTCTGGCTCGCCGTCGCGATGCTCGCCGGGATCGTCGTGATGGTGCTCGTGGTGCGGGTCATCACCCCCACCCTCTCCGCCCGTTACGACGCGCAGCAGACCCAGGCCGCCGAGGCCGCTGCGACCGCGACCGACCTCGTCCACGGCCTGCGCGTCCTGCAGGGCCTCGGCGTGCAGTCCCGCGCCCGCGCCCAGTACCGCCGCCGCTCCCGCATCGCGCTGGACGCGGCGCTGGTGAACTCCCGCTTCTCGGGCCTGTCCTCGGGCCTGACCACCCTGGTCACCGGCGCGATGATGGCTGCGGTCGTGGTGATCGCGGTGCTGCGCGGCCTGCAGGGCGAGCTCGGCATCGGCGCGCTCATCGCCGTGGTGGGCGTGGCCCGCCAGGTGATGGGCTCCCTGCAGGGCCTCGCCGAGATCCCGGTGTGGTGGGCGTCGATGTCCACCTCAGCCCGGCGCGTGCGCGACCTGTTCGCGGACCTCGGCCGCGAGGTCGACGACCCGGCGCTGTCCCTCGCCGCGCTGTCCACCGCCCGCGACCAGCGCGGCGACGGAGGCGCCCACGGTCGTCGCGCCGCGGCCGGCGGCCTGCACCTCGCCCGCCCGGCCGTGTCCGTGCCCGACGGCAGCGTCGTCGCGCTCGCCTGCGAGGACGTCCGCGACGCGGACGCCGTGATCGACGCGGTCTCCGGCCGCACCGACGGCGGCGCCCGCCTCGGCGAGCAGGCGCTGACCCCGCGCAGCCTCGCCGGGCTCCGCGCGGACCTGCTCGTGGAGCCGCACGTGGTGGACCTCTTCGACGGGACCCTGCGCGAGCAGCTCGCCACCCGCGCGCCGGCGGGGACGGCCGAGGACAGCACCGACGGCTCGGACGATGCCTGGGCGGACGCCGCCCTCGAGGCGGCCGGTGCCCAGGACCTCCTGCGCATCCTGCCGGAGGGCTACGACGAGCGGATCCTGGACCGCGGCGCGAACCTCTCCGGCGGGCAGCGTCAGCGCATCGCGCTCGCCCGCGCGGTCGCCGCGGACACCCCGGTGCTCGTGCTGCAGGACCCCACCACCGCCGTGGACGCGGTGACCGAGCAGCACATCGCCGAGGCGCTGGTCGCCGCCCGCTCCCGCACCGACCGGGCCACCCTGCTGGTCACCCGCTCCCCCGCGCTGCTGCGCGGCGCGGAGCGGGTCGTGTACGTCAAGGACGGGGCCGTCGCCGCCGAGGGCGACCACCTCACGCTGCTCGAGCGCGAGGACTACCGGGAGATGGTGCAGCGATGA
- a CDS encoding ABC transporter ATP-binding protein, with protein sequence MSRSDLDWKRPLEQVLADDATARRQLSEHAQLLPIADARATLRFMGGKVREHWLAALLTLLVTVGAAVCGAILPRLIGAAVDVVAAGGGTGGAWRLGGQILGVAAAQAVLTALGWSMVSALGQRILAGMREDVIDRALDLPAQTMERTGIGDALSRVADDVDVAARAVNSLVPSLIQTGFYVIATMVGMASLSPWLLILVVVVLPMYVIAAVWYLRRTAPIYRQERITMGARAQGLLSAIHGIPTVHAYGIEKRETRHVAVLSESASVLHMRVMYLVGRLVAYINIPENLALLLVLVLGFVMVHVAGAPIGVVTAAGIYLISLFWPMMAVIFRLDDVQSAVASVSRMVGVITTIDPASSPGTETPADASIRLEQVSHAYGEDAEGNERIVLRPLDLEIAPGETVSLVGASGAGKSTLAAILAGTLVPRHGRVLHGGADLAAADLEAVRAHSSIVSQDVHVFRGTLREDLQLAAPGASDEELRAALDRVGATAWVQRLPKGTDTEVGEGGERLTAEQSQQLALARIALQDPAVLVLDEATADEGSSGARVLERAALEVARGRTTIIVAHRLTQAMVADRILVMADGAVVEEGTHEQLVARGGDYARLWEAWAG encoded by the coding sequence ATGAGCCGCAGCGATCTGGACTGGAAGCGCCCGCTGGAGCAGGTGCTCGCCGACGACGCCACCGCGCGGCGCCAGCTGTCCGAGCACGCCCAACTGCTGCCGATCGCGGACGCCCGCGCGACGCTGCGGTTCATGGGCGGGAAGGTGCGCGAGCACTGGCTCGCAGCGCTGCTGACGCTGCTGGTGACCGTTGGCGCCGCCGTGTGCGGCGCGATCCTGCCGCGCCTGATCGGTGCGGCGGTGGACGTGGTCGCCGCGGGCGGCGGCACCGGCGGCGCCTGGCGGCTCGGCGGGCAGATCCTCGGCGTCGCCGCGGCGCAGGCGGTGCTCACGGCGCTCGGGTGGTCGATGGTCTCCGCCCTCGGCCAGCGGATCCTCGCCGGAATGCGCGAGGACGTCATCGACCGGGCGCTGGATCTGCCGGCCCAGACCATGGAGCGCACCGGCATCGGCGACGCCCTCTCCCGCGTCGCCGACGACGTGGACGTCGCCGCCCGGGCCGTGAACTCCCTGGTCCCCTCCCTCATCCAGACCGGCTTCTACGTGATCGCGACGATGGTGGGCATGGCGAGCCTGTCGCCGTGGCTGCTGATCCTCGTGGTCGTGGTGCTGCCGATGTACGTGATCGCGGCGGTCTGGTACCTGCGCCGCACCGCCCCGATCTACCGCCAGGAGCGGATCACCATGGGCGCCCGCGCCCAGGGCCTGCTCTCGGCGATCCACGGCATCCCCACCGTGCACGCCTACGGCATCGAGAAGCGCGAGACCCGCCACGTCGCGGTGCTCTCCGAGTCCGCGTCCGTGCTGCACATGCGGGTGATGTACCTGGTGGGGCGGCTCGTCGCCTATATCAACATCCCCGAGAACCTCGCCCTGCTGCTGGTGCTCGTGCTCGGCTTCGTGATGGTCCACGTCGCCGGCGCCCCGATCGGCGTGGTCACCGCCGCCGGGATCTACCTCATCAGCCTGTTCTGGCCGATGATGGCGGTGATCTTCCGCCTGGACGACGTGCAGTCGGCGGTCGCGAGCGTCTCGCGCATGGTCGGCGTGATCACCACGATCGACCCCGCCTCCTCCCCCGGCACGGAGACCCCGGCCGATGCGTCGATCCGCCTCGAGCAGGTCTCCCACGCCTACGGCGAGGACGCCGAGGGCAACGAGCGGATCGTGCTGCGGCCGCTGGACCTCGAGATCGCGCCCGGGGAGACGGTCTCGCTGGTCGGCGCGTCCGGGGCGGGCAAGTCCACCCTCGCCGCGATCCTCGCCGGCACCCTCGTGCCCCGCCACGGCCGGGTGCTGCACGGCGGCGCGGACCTGGCGGCCGCGGACCTCGAGGCGGTCCGCGCCCACTCCTCGATCGTGTCCCAGGACGTGCACGTGTTCCGCGGGACCCTGCGCGAGGACCTGCAGCTGGCCGCCCCCGGCGCCTCCGACGAGGAGCTGCGGGCCGCGCTCGACCGCGTCGGCGCGACCGCGTGGGTGCAGCGCCTCCCCAAGGGAACGGACACCGAGGTGGGCGAGGGGGGCGAGCGGCTCACCGCCGAGCAGTCCCAGCAGCTCGCGCTCGCGCGCATCGCCCTGCAGGACCCGGCGGTGCTGGTGCTCGACGAGGCCACGGCCGACGAGGGCTCCTCGGGGGCGCGCGTGCTCGAGCGCGCGGCGCTCGAGGTGGCCCGGGGCCGGACCACGATCATCGTCGCCCACCGCCTGACCCAGGCGATGGTCGCCGACCGGATCCTCGTGATGGCCGACGGGGCGGTGGTCGAGGAGGGCACCCACGAGCAGCTCGTCGCCCGCGGCGGGGACTACGCGCGGCTGTGGGAGGCCTGGGCGGGCTGA